From Topomyia yanbarensis strain Yona2022 chromosome 1, ASM3024719v1, whole genome shotgun sequence, one genomic window encodes:
- the LOC131676140 gene encoding uncharacterized protein LOC131676140, whose amino-acid sequence MEQGFLRYEEDGKLLEDATKFRSAVGALMYIAVCARPEIMTSAAILGRKFSAPSETDYIAEKCVIRYLIGTRDWRLNLGGENSGLIAYSDSDWAGDTRTRKSTTGFVVFYSGGALSWASRRQDCVTLSTLEAEYVALTETCQEVIW is encoded by the coding sequence ATGGAACAAGGTTTCCTCCGTTACGAAGAGGACGGCAAACTGCTGGAAGATGCAACGAAGTTCAGAAGTGCGGTGGGTGCTCTAATGTATATCGCTGTATGTGCCCGGCCCGAGATTATGACGAGTGCTGCCATTCTTGGCCGCAAGTTTAGTGCTCCTTCTGAGACTGACTATATCGCAGAAAAGTGCGTTATTCGCTACCTGATAGGAACGCGTGATTGGAGACTGAATCTTGGTGGTGAGAATAGTGGTCTTATAGCCTACTCGGACAGCGATTGGGCAGGAGATACGCGAACCAGGAAGTCCACTACAGGTTTCGTAGTATTCTACTCAGGAGGAGCCCTCTCGTGGGCCAGTCGCCGACAGGACTGCGTTACTCTATCGACGCTAGAAGCAGAATACGTCGCCTTAACGGAAACATGCCAGGAGGTGATCTGGTAG
- the LOC131676139 gene encoding uncharacterized protein LOC131676139 has translation MFGGYESAHSEDRCSRYVLDVRNQKQVQTLLALKKLLDGTPVEINYHRTLNTCKCVVSSFDLIHMSEEDLLAEWKGRKVTEVHRITRPTLDGGREKTNTLKLTIFGTTIPEHLFVGPIRIPTRIFYPAPMVCFQCLQYGHSKTRCKSKEVCPNCSKSAHVAEGERCIEPAYCRNCEGPHSASSRDCPAYKIEKEIMRIKVEQGISFNEARKNYNARNALTSFANIVKESTSTIK, from the coding sequence ATGTTTGGAGGCTACGAATCCGCACACTCCGAGGACCGCTGCTCCCGCTACGTCCTTGATGTTCGTAATCAAAAGCAAGTACAAACACTGCTAGCACTCAAAAAATTGCTGGACGGTACCCCAGTAGAGATCAATTACCACCGAACATTAAACACCTGCAAATGCGTCGTAAGCTCATTCGATCTCATTCACATGTCTGAGGAAGATCTACTGGCCGAATGGAAAGGACGTAAAGTTACCGAGGTACACCGAATAACTCGTCCGACACTCGATGGGGGTCGGGAAAAAACAAATACCCTTAAATTGACTATCTTCGGAACGACCATTCCGGAGCACCTTTTCGTTGGACCGATTCGAATCCCAACGCGAATATTTTACCCGGCACCAATGGTCTGCTTCCAATGCCTTCAGTATGGGCACTCCAAAACTCGGTGCAAAAGCAAAGAAGTTTGCCCAAACTGCTCTAAATCTGCGCACGTTGCAGAAGGTGAACGATGTATCGAACCAGCCTACTGTCGAAATTGCGAGGGCCCTCATTCCGCATCCAGTAGAGACTGCCCCGCGTACAAGATCGAGAAAGAAATAATGCGAATCAAAGTGGAGCAAGGAATCTCATTCAACGAAGCCAGAAAAAACTACAATGCTAGAAACGCCCTCACCTCGTTCGCAAATATTGTCAAGGAATCGACAAGCACCATCAAGTAA